The DNA sequence CAGTATTGATCATGAGAAGCTTTTATTGTGGCATCCTAGCGCTGTAATCTGGCACAAGATTCCTCAGctctgacaaaaatgagatggtTCGTGAAGAGTGAAACAAGGGTTTAAGCTGACAAACGAGCTGAATCAATATTCATGACTTTGCAATGAATCTGCTCTCGTTCAGGTATTATGAATGGCTGTAAACAAAGGTTCAATTAACGTGTGAGCATCAAAGTTTCATCGTTCTCTCTCAAACTGATGACAAGCTTTGCCTTCTGTTTGTCTCTTGAACATGAAAGTCTATATTGATTTCATGGCTCTCGTGGGATACAAGACAGTAATTGGTGTTAACATAACTAACTGTTATACGATGAAACTCTGCCACCAGGAAATGAATGTATGCTATATAGCATTTAAAAGTAGGTACTTTAAAAACTAGGATAACTGTCAAGGTAATGGATTCCTCTCATTTCACCTCAGCTAATGTTTTGCTGAGAGGCTTTAAAATTAGCAtagctttctttttaaaaccttATCTACAGTGATATCCTATCACTCTTCAAATGAGGTGTCAGAAAGTAAGTTACATCACTCTTTGAattcttttgtttctgtttcgCTCACACAGCAGACTGGTGGTTGCTGTTAGCGATAATCTCTGAATCTCTGCTGATCACAGATGTTGGCTTGTTGGCTGAGGGGTGTTTTTGATAAAGAGACAAATGTCAGGGGGAGGGATACTCACACTCTGGCATTATAAAAGCTGGCACCATTTCAAGAAATCGTGTTTGCTATGCTGTCCCATGCGTCTGAGAGAAATAATCGGTGGAGTGAGCAACACACACCCCTCCCAGACTCCTCACAGTAATGGGTGGGACCGTCATCACCTTCCTCACAACTTTATCTTCCTATGTTTGTGCTGCTGGGCTGGATTTTGAGGTGAAGAAGGGGCCAAAGGCTGGTTTGAGTCTAGGAGGTGCATTATAATGAATGCTAGTTTAATGTTCGCTATAGTAATAGTAGCACcgaaaataaaataactgttttCTCCCTCAGCGCTCATTACATACCAATGTGGGGAGAAGTGTAATGCTCATATTGGCGCAGTGGACATTAAAAATGTTACAGATCATCATTAAAGCAAACACAGCTTGTGCTTTGTATGCTGATTAGTTCAACACTTACACAAAAGTAACAAGTCCAAAGCCATTTACTTGCATATGCTAACCTGTTATTACAGTGACTCTTTTCCACAATGCTAATGGGACCATGTGGCTCATATGAATTAATGCTTTTGCTGTTTCAACTCTATACTGAGCTGATAATTAGCTTTCTGACCTTACAGTAAAACCCAGGctataaaaatttaaacaacTGAGTGGTAGTGACTATTTTTCTCCAAAGACACTCTTAGTTGCTGttcttaaattaaaaaaaaaatcttcttgcaaaatgtgaaaatgttgcaTCTGAGAGATCTACAGCTACTGCAATAAAAGGACATGAGTGGAtttggaaaaggaaaaaaacacatcaataaCAGCAAATCCATTGAACATTTTACCTCATCGtaaccaaaactgtaaatcaaaAATAAGCAGCAGACTTACAAAAAGGAGTGAATAAAGACTGATGTGATTGAACCTGTTCTAAAAGCGATCAGCTGCAACTGCTAAATCTGAcgcaacagaaatgaaacacaacaaatgctgCATCCATTTTAATCATAGCAGCACTCGGCAGCCTCTTCAGTGAACGTGCCACGCTTGGCAACGTTTGAAAAATGGCACCAGTTGCATTTTTATAACAGATAACGGCCTGGTCCCGGTACAGGGACCTCAGGTTGGAAGGGGTTAAAATCTgtagtgtaaaaatgacacattgtgGTTTTTATGGTGCTTCTTGGCCAGGAACAGCATCGAAATGACTGCAGGAAGCAAAACACAAGCAAAGGCAGGAATGACTGTCAGCATTTTTggcacagaaaaagagaaaagcaagGCTGCAAACAAATGGAACACAATCAAATCAAGAAACATATGGAGCAATTTAACAACACTTAGGGAATATAACAAATAATACCTACAGGAATGGAATTACTAACACCAAGACTTGTTCTGGGTTTAAATAGTTGCATTAGTGGGATcgatacaaaaacaaacataataaaCAGCCTTTTGAATGCATAGACTCTTTGCTTCACTGCCGCGGTTTTTATTTACcattaaaaaaactgtcttGTATGTAGTtaatgttgatgatgatgagaaTATATTGAAAAACACACCAATCAGCCTTtatattaaaaccactgacaggtgaagtgtaGAAAATTGATCATCTCATTagaatgcaatgttctgctgtgaAACCTTGGGTGCTGGAATTTCTGCAGACGTTATAGTGATACGCACCATCCATTTAAACATTTCTACAGACCAAATACACCCTCCTGACTGCAGCAGGgatcctcagcaggacaatgcgtCCCACCACACCTTAAAAGCTGCTCGGGAATGAGTCGAGGAATGTGACAAAGAACCCAAGATGGtgactctgcttccaaactccccagatcccaataTGATAGAGCATCCACAGGAACAAACCAACCCACTGACAGACTGtaccagacaccacaggactcCCCTAGAGATCCTGACTCCATAATTCAGTGGGTCAGAACTGGTTTAGTAGCACAAAGGAGACCTATGCAGTATTAGgcagatggttttaatgttgtggctgatgtaTATTCACCAGATAAATCCTCCTCTGCTACATATCACATTACCTCATTCAATATCAcctcaccttttttttttattgaagttCACAGATGGATATTGGTGATTCTGACCCAGTATCACACATCGTGAAATCAAAACCAAATTTTATGGTTCTGCATGTCCTTAGCACATGTCTTGTTCTCttgaatttatttttgcagaacaCATTTTTGATGATCCTGACATGATAACTAAATTGATCAAATGCTGAGCACGGTGTAAACCAGAGACTAGACCAAAGCGGATCCATTTAGAATACTGTTACACATTTCAACAAAGTGATGAGGAGGCATTATGTGTGTCTGCATACCAATCTCCATGACCACACAAGCCATTTCCATCTGTATGTAAATGCTGAGTATGTAAATAAGCCGTGCGGCACAAGAGGAGGAGATAGCTGTTGGACTTGGATTTATCATTTGCGCACTATTTGATCCACTGATCTTGTGCCATACACTTCAGATCTGATATCTCTGACAACATATCAACTTTCAAGATAGGACACAGTCACATAAAATCCAATATTTCCTCATTTCATTCACTCACTCAAGCTGGGTCAGGGTTTCTGGGCTGTTAGATTGGATGGAAGTGGAGCCAAGCAGAGCAAATGCTTTCTAACAACAATGAAATCGAGGTGATGTGTTTTCTCACATATCTCCTTATTTCCTAATGCAGTGATGCTGCATTcattcagagcaactttaatctTGTTCTGGAAAATTCCATTAATCTTTGACGCTGCCTGCAATACAAAGAAGAAGATAAAAAATGCTGAGCAGAGGAAAAAACACTGATGCCATATTTTACATCCTCACACTACGTTGCCCAGGCCCACGTGCTGAACATGCTAGTCTATTGCCCTGCTTAATGCAGCACGTTCAAAGTGAATTAATGAAAATCCCCCGCGTGGAATGGGTGTTATTGGTGCTGCCTCGAAGACGGGTTGTCAAAGAAATCGAATCAAATGGGAGGACAGCCATTTTGTCCTTGCCATATAGATTATTTATCAATCTGACCATCCGCAGTGACGCATGCCTGCTTTTAGAGTCAGTTCACATACACAGTAACCTCACATCAACCTACCAGCTGGCCGTAATCTGTTTCTGAGTTAAGGGTTGACTGAccacaaatacattttctttctgacactgtattttttctgtacaaaatatacatcatttcattaaaatctaatttacagTGCAAATGAAAATCTTTGACGTTTATACCTGTAAAAGTGCACAAATATGATGTAATAAATCTGTAATATATGAATGCTCATAAAATGTTAATCAATCATTCAACTCACACCTCCACAACACCCTTTTAAATCTCTGACTGCCAGTGAGAAACTGTTTCAgcaaacaaagaggaaaaagaaaacgcAGGGGCTTGCGTATTTTCAatttagcaggaaaaaaaagaggctctgtcttttttttcttacagattCTGTCTTTCACAATGATCTTAATCTCCTCTGAAGAAAGCTGCCTGTTACCGCCCCTCGCTCTCACTCCTCCATTTCGCAGTCATTTGCATGAGCAGAAAGGAGCTCGTacagaacacatttcaatgCCAGGTTCCTCTCATTAAGTCACCTGTCACTTCAGGACCATTATACTAGCCTCATATTAGCATCACCTCTCCTCCCCAATAAAGCACCTGGAGGGCCACTGTGAGCCTACAGGCTAATGGCAGCCTACACATCTCACATCAGCCACTTCTGTTTTACACAGTCATACATCACATTGCTCATAATGGCTTGCTGATTTTCATAATGTGCATAACGTACACAATGCCAATTGGTGTAATGTATTCATCTGAACACAAAAATTACACCCATTGCGCTACATAATCAAACACACCAAATGTTCTCGCTGACTGTCGCtcagtagagagagagagagagagagaaaaaaaaaagagtgaaaattcTCTGCATTGCCTGCCAGGGGCATGGTAACTTATCCAACCACATGAGTACTATATCATCAAGAATGCATTTGTTATCTCTTGGGTACAGATACAGTAAAAGGCCCTCCAGATTGTTCCTGTACATTTCAATTACAGTTTATACGCAGTGAAGAGTTTGGACTTCAAAAAGCGTTGCTCTGCACCACATTGAACCATGAAGTTAATGCTTTGCATTGTAGGCTTTGATTGCCATGGGGCTGAGGTGTCAAAACTGGCAAGCATGATAATGGTTATACTTCTGGTGCTTTATGGGCCCTACAGTGACCCTCGTGTCTGTTAACCTTGCTTCCTCTGTCTTATAAATCCTATCCTGAGAGGTTTATAGGGCTCACTTGTCAAGCCTTCGGAGCTGTATTTGGTGGGTGGAGCTGCAGCACAGACAAACGACGTTGTGATAAATCCTGCATCTGTTGAGTGGCTACAATGTACAGGCGTGTATGTTGCACCGTAAGACAATGCACACAGTAAATGTCACGGCACATCGGTAATTAGAATGATCATTCCTCCCAGCGTTATCTCTAAGCTGTAGATAAAAGAAGGAGATTGAAGTGAGGAATGGGAGCAAGAACTGGGGGAGTGCTTGAGAGGAGCATGTTGTTGTCAGAACCTGAGACCTATCATGTCTATCAAAGgtaatgtctgtctgtgtccagAGGGTCGTGTGTGTCTCTATGCCCGGCTAAACCTTGTCCTCGCTGCTCCTCTTCCCTTGTGGGTTGCGCTTGACTTCCACCGTTTTCACAGCTGCTCTCGGCAGTGCACTCCATTACACCTTAAATCACTTAAAAGATCTGAAGCACCAAAAACTCCCTCGGCAGCTAATTCACCCTGACCGTGTGGATCATCTAGAGAAAATAAGAGCAAGAAAACACTGCAACATCTGATTCCAGCCAGATAACGTGCTGTGCTATCTTTATATTGGAATCTATTGCTGCTTTAACTGGACAATATTAAATCAAGCCGCAAAATTACACTCTCTGGCtttactgcagttttaaaaGATACCGCAAAGCACAAAagcacagataaaaaaaaaaatctcatatttTTCACTCAGTCACCCAATTCTTCAGGTTCTTGGCAGCAGCATTCTGACGGAGGAAGATTCCTCTTTGCTGGATATCCGAAAGCAGCCACAGAGATTAGGCTCAATAAATAAGGGGGGATAAGTGGGTCTTGTCCTGTGTTTGGTGGCACAGAGCAGTAGACACACAGAGGCATGACATGCAGCTGCACAGTGCTATTGATTCTCCGCTGGTCTCCAGGCACCCTTCCCTTTCATTCAGGCAGCCTGCCAAGTGCCTCTGAACAGGAGCCCCTGCTCTCCCAATGTCTGCACGTCTGCTTAAGCACAATCAATGGGCCATCAGCAGGGGAGAGAACGCACGCCACTGTCTTTACTTCCACAGGGTGTGAGTCAGGGAAATTGAAAATATATGTAGTGGAAAGGCATCATGATACCATGCAGGCATAGAGCGTCGCTGACTATTAGAATGAAATCAAATGCTTTCAAAGGCTTCAGATGGAGGTTCCAGCCAGAAGCGTCCCCGTTAGTCTATAAAGAGCTTATTTACCTCCGAATGAAAAAGACCGCCCCATTCACATCAGTCTAAATAACTATTTGTCAGACGTGGATCAATTTCTCTGCATGCTGTGCTCCGAAACAAACTATCCGAATACCTCATTTCCCCCTGATCAGATAAGCATTTGAAGGTTACTGGAGGAGAGCACAACAGACAGTTTCCTCACTCCAGTGTATCGGTAGACGATGACAATCATGATTCAGCTCTACATTGCAGGCTTGTAGGAGATGTGTTGTTTAAAAGCACACCTCAAGACAATGATGGATCGTGAGAAGAGGCCGACTTTGTCTCTCAGTGATGGGTATTCAGCCTCTCCAGCGGTGGTCCACTATGCAGCATTCTGCACCACTGTAAGGCTTCGTTTCAGGTTGCAGATCTGTCAGCCAGGCTGTCACGGTTCACAATGGAGTGACAGAGACGTCCCCATTACCAAGGACATTTCGGTTTTGTTCTCCCACGgcaaaaacatctttttcaaATCCATCTTGAGCAACACAAAGGGTACTCCGAGCTGAATGCAGCAATATCTTTGTTGCTCCCCAAAGATAAATAATGTACCCTCTTACACAATTCGTCTTTCAACTGCGTTTTGAATCTAAATGGAAAGCATGGCCGGTGCAGCATTGCATTCGAGATGGCAGCTTCAATCACCAGATCATGCATATTAGCCACTAATTATACGCTCATTGGTCATTTCGAGGGTGACTGGTGGTTCGACTGGTATTGAGTGAGCGCAGGGGGGAAGAGTTGTATGCCATTAAGAAGACAGAAAATCCTGTAACTCAGTGTCACCCGCAGCATGAGAGCAAATAGAGAAGTAAGCATGAGTCAAAATTTGAAATGGCAATaattgcaataataataatcatcaaaACAGCATATGTTGCCTGCAGAGCTGAAGGATAACCAGGTGCTGCTTGGCTGCATCAATGCAGATGTGAGGAAGGACAGTGGTTGGAACTGCTGTGCATcaattaaagctgcacattTAAAGTTTACATTCACAGCATTACGCCTGGCACATCTCAAGCACACTTATGCACATATTTCCTCACACTTAAACAAACACCTGCAGACACATAGgcgagcacacacacaaacacacacacagccagtgGCGATTTGTTTTTGCAATGTTTGATTTGTGCTGTTATGACTTTGAAATTAAGACGCAGCGTAATTTCAACAGGACCTCGTTTCTGTGTCATCagtgaggaaagaggaggaggaggagggcgtGAGGACTAACACTGGCTGAGTGGCTGCGCGCAGCACCGAGTGCAGAAGCAACCAGTatatttttacacacaaatCAGCAATGGTCTGATTGTGATTTCTCAGTGTGCCAACTGCGCGTCCCCGCTTATTTATTTGAACAGATAAGAACCAAATGACTGCCAGATCGTCACGCACACCAAAGTTTTTCAGCACCTTGGAGAAGCACATTGTTCCAAGGAGCTGTGCAGGAGTGAATAATGGTAATATtaagaacaataataataagaataataaccCACACCGAGCAGCTGAGCGGCTGAGTGCGCTCATCAATACAAATTAATTCGATGTAATCGTCTTAACTgagtttaattattttatgcCACATCAGCAGACTGTACAGCTGACGTTATTCATGAGCATGAAATTAGCAAATATTTACTGTACCTCgttggaagagagagagagagagagaggagttgAGGGGATGAATGAGAGGAGgcgcgtgtgcgtgcgtgtgcgtgcatgtgtgtgcgtgtgtgtgtgatctaCAGATTTTATGAACTACTCTGCCTTTAATGTCACTGCTCTTGCCTCGGTTTCGCCTGTAAACGCAGAATGCGGGATCTTGGCCATTTATGAGCCCTCCTTTGTTCGGTGAGGGGCAGGCTCATTGATAGGCAGTGAAAAGCTCACAGAAGCTTCAATAAAGCAGCTCGTTTCTGCCCTTTGATTGGCTGAGCAGAGCTAGAGGACGTTGATATGACCAATAAACGCACACCTGTGGCCGCACTATAATTAATCCAAACAATGGCCAAACAGTTAAAATTGGGCTGATTGTAAGTGCAGCACGAGAAGAGACAAATTATGGTGAGAAATATCATGAGTCCGTGGTGTTGTAGTAATCAACCAGCTGAGGATTTATTTGAACTCGTGCTCAGTGTAAATATGAATGTTTCACAGAAGTAATAAGCCAGCAGAGGTACTGATCTGTGGTGTTTATGAGTACGGTTGTAATGGACTTGTGCAGCCACCTACCCTagtgttgtcatggtgacaaTGGTGTACCAAAACGCTGCGGGGATGCTGGTGAACTTGCTGGCCGAGGAGCCTTTCTCTGCATAAAACATGACCGTCGCAAAGATAATGATGGCCATGgtgagggagaagaggaggaagccCAGCTCGGAGGCGCAGCTCTTCAGCGTGTAGCCCAGGATGCGCAGCCCGGCGGAGTGCCGGGAGAACTTGAAAATCCGAAAGACCCGGAATACTCTGAGCGTGACGAAAGCACCGCTCACCTGGTCGTTGTCGGTCATGACCAGGCCGATGTAGTAAGGCATGATGGCGACCACGTCAATGACGCTCATCACACTTTTCATGAACTTGTAGCGGCTGGGCGCCGCGATCAGACGGAGCAGATACTCGACTGTGAAGATCATGACGCACGCAGTGTCCAAACAAAAGAAGGCCAGCGCGTAACGGTCTCCACAGGAGATCTCCTTTGACCTGTTGGGCAAAGTCCCGCACGGAACCGTCTCCACCACGTTGGCCATCACTGATATGGCGATGAAGAATCCTGTGACATAGTAGAAGACCAGAGCTAAGGTGCTGGTGTGGGGGTTTTCAAAAGCCCGCCACAGGTACTCCCGGAACGTCAGGTTCACCGGCGTGACGTCATTGTTCATGTCCATCTCCTCGTCATCCTGAAGCCTCTCCGCATTTTCGCGCCTCCGGTCTTTGTACTCCTCGTAACAGCAGTCCCCGATGATCTCGGGGATTATGCCAAAGAAAGCGAGCTCCTCGTCGTACGCCGATATGCACTCTTGGCGCGGATAGTGTAGTTTCCCCGTGCGGTAGAAATTGAGGATGTGTCTGAAGATGTCGGGGTCGCGGTCGAAAAAGTACTCGTTCGTCTCCTCGTGGAAAAAGAAGTCCCTCTCCGTGCTGCCCAGCAAAGTGTCGGGGTACCTCTCCAAAGTGGTTCGCCACGTCTGAAACTTGGTGCCACTCACGTTGAGGATGATGAGTCCGTCCTGGGCTTTCCTCTTGTCTTGAGGCGGGGTGGGCATCGGGGTGCTCGCCACGGGCATCCATCCTATGGCCGCCGCTCGGGCAAAGGGAAGCCATGCCGCTACACCTGCTGCCATGCTGACCTGTAGTGTTTAATACGACCCTGCTCCGGTGATCACAGTGCTACGGCTCGGAGATGAATTGCATCTGCAGGGAgagcagcacacagacacactgatggTTACAGGCTCCCGAGGCACCTCGGCTGAACAGAATGTGATCAGAAAAACGCACCAGCCCCATTTACTTATACTGCATAGCACTAGCAGTTGAGTATCACTCTCAAGCCTTATCCTCAGTGTAACTGTTCAGTTACGGAAGCCCACTTTGCGGCAGAATATCGTCACCCATCAATAATccggaatgtgtgtgtgttttttttccacctcccctctaaaaaaaaaacaagtgaaagaaAAGCACCCACCTTAGAGAAGGTTGCTCTTTAAACTGCATCCACGGTGAGTTCAGTGAAATCCCTTTCCTCGGAAAACACTTGCGATTACGCCTCCCATCTATTTGTCACTGCAGCCAGACGGTAGAGGCGAAAAAAAGCGACACGAAAACGTTGTATCAACAAGTTAAACAATTCAAGCGGCAGTTTCTCAGCACAGCGGTCATTTGTCCGAGCGCGATCCTTTcaccccttttttttttctctcctctcgcCGCCCGCCAGCTTCATGTGcataggttttttttccctccctttgCAGCTACTCCTCAATAAACTCCTGTTCCTCTCGTCGACTGCAAGACCACCCTCCCCCTTTCCTCACCACCGAGCCCCGACTGTtggagagaggaaaggaaatCGTATgcagagcgagagagagagagagagagagagagagagagaggagtggTCCTATCTGCACCCAGAAATTCCtctgctgcttcactgaggGGGGAACTAATCAATGCGTAATGGTGGTCTATAAGTAGGCGGCATCTCTAAAGCCTCCCGTTGCACAGCACGGACTTACCCCAACTGTATATCACCTCATATGTACCGACGTTGCCATCATCAAACATAATAATGTGGCTTTGTTTGTGTGGAGGTCGTAATAAATTTGGGTTTTCTATCCACGCGTTGACGCACGAATTCTTTCTAGTTATTTCTTCTTTTCCGATTTTACAAATACGCTGCAGGGTGAGAGGGGCAAAAAAGTCTGATCAGTTTCAGGAGTTGTATATTTAAACCCTCACCATACACTCACTGACTGGAATATCCGTTCTTTttctaaatacaaaaacaaatataccGATTTCAGATCTGCAGCACATCATGTTCAATACTGTTTCTGGAATTGCATTGTTCTGTGATGCTGTCGGACCGAGTTACGCGGCTTAAAAGGTCAACATCATTGGGCTACACTGCTCTACtgacattttccaaaataaCCATAATCAATGAAACGTCTCTCGTGCTTCATAACGCAACAACACTGGCGTCTACGCTGTGTCCACTGTGCAGCGTGTGTTTGCGG is a window from the Amphiprion ocellaris isolate individual 3 ecotype Okinawa chromosome 3, ASM2253959v1, whole genome shotgun sequence genome containing:
- the LOC111574669 gene encoding potassium voltage-gated channel subfamily D member 2-like isoform X2, whose product is MAAGVAAWLPFARAAAIGWMPVASTPMPTPPQDKRKAQDGLIILNVSGTKFQTWRTTLERYPDTLLGSTERDFFFHEETNEYFFDRDPDIFRHILNFYRTGKLHYPRQECISAYDEELAFFGIIPEIIGDCCYEEYKDRRRENAERLQDDEEMDMNNDVTPVNLTFREYLWRAFENPHTSTLALVFYYVTGFFIAISVMANVVETVPCGTLPNRSKEISCGDRYALAFFCLDTACVMIFTVEYLLRLIAAPSRYKFMKSVMSVIDVVAIMPYYIGLVMTDNDQVSGAFVTLRVFRVFRIFKFSRHSAGLRILGYTLKSCASELGFLLFSLTMAIIIFATVMFYAEKGSSASKFTSIPAAFWYTIVTMTTLGYGDMVPKTIVGKVFGSICSLSGVLVIALPVPVIVSNFSRIYHQSQRAEKRRAQRASKEAGQALVGKAATPPFESQHHHLLHCLEKTTNHEFVDEQTFQANCMEISVMNKSGSRTSSLSSSPHGLSSCCSRRHRKKSSFSLPSTNNQELSTIQIRERPVANSRSSLNAKLDETVPLKCDEPYITPCMVSLSAPVVTSSDGDSSTTTAYSQSNIVRVSAL
- the LOC111574669 gene encoding potassium voltage-gated channel subfamily D member 2-like isoform X1 codes for the protein MAAGVAAWLPFARAAAIGWMPVASTPMPTPPQDKRKAQDGLIILNVSGTKFQTWRTTLERYPDTLLGSTERDFFFHEETNEYFFDRDPDIFRHILNFYRTGKLHYPRQECISAYDEELAFFGIIPEIIGDCCYEEYKDRRRENAERLQDDEEMDMNNDVTPVNLTFREYLWRAFENPHTSTLALVFYYVTGFFIAISVMANVVETVPCGTLPNRSKEISCGDRYALAFFCLDTACVMIFTVEYLLRLIAAPSRYKFMKSVMSVIDVVAIMPYYIGLVMTDNDQVSGAFVTLRVFRVFRIFKFSRHSAGLRILGYTLKSCASELGFLLFSLTMAIIIFATVMFYAEKGSSASKFTSIPAAFWYTIVTMTTLGYGDMVPKTIVGKVFGSICSLSGVLVIALPVPVIVSNFSRIYHQSQRAEKRRAQRKTRLARIRAAKIRGTNAYMRYKQNGLLIDSLEEASKEAGQALVGKAATPPFESQHHHLLHCLEKTTNHEFVDEQTFQANCMEISVMNKSGSRTSSLSSSPHGLSSCCSRRHRKKSSFSLPSTNNQELSTIQIRERPVANSRSSLNAKLDETVPLKCDEPYITPCMVSLSAPVVTSSDGDSSTTTAYSQSNIVRVSAL